Sequence from the Gracilinanus agilis isolate LMUSP501 unplaced genomic scaffold, AgileGrace unplaced_scaffold22932, whole genome shotgun sequence genome:
CTCCTCTGGCTTCTCCCCAGATCTTTGGGATGATTGTCACCTGCTGCCTGTACAAAAGCCTGAAGCTGGAGCACTACTAGTGCCCGCCGGGGCAGCGGGCCGCCTCTCCGCTAACTTATTGCcggctttctttcccttttatacccGAGCTACTTGCGCCAAGGCTGACTGCTGAGGGGGCGTCAGGGCTGCCCGTGCCCAAGTCCTCCTAGGCTGCCCAgaaccctcccctcccccaggacACGGCCTCCAGACAGTGGAAGCTGGCCGCGCTCCCTCCGCCTCAGTGGGCAGAAGGGTTGCCTTTTTCAGGAAGCCCTTTGGCTGGAGGTGCCTGTGACCCCAGCAGGGATTCAAGTGCCTTGAGGGTCTCTCGACTCCATTGACTGTATGCGCCCCGGGGAGGCCCCAGGCTTGGCCAGGTCCCCCACTGGGTAGCTATTGGGAGGGGGTTGGATCGAGcagtctctctctctgagacggtTCATTAAAGCCTCCTTTTGGCCACCATCGGCTTAGCCCGTTCTTGGGGGGACGGAGCAGCGTGGCTGGGGGGGTCTCCCCGACACAGGAATGCCAGGCCCCTGcgggtggggtggggaaaggttGGTTCTGCCAGGCTGACGGTCTGTGGGTCTATGAGCACCTGCTGCAGGGTGCCCAGGAGCCGAGCGATCAGTGAGTGGAGCATTCTGGGTCTTGTGTCACTCGGCTGGCCAGCCGGTCTTTAATCACTTCTGTGGCCCATTTCCCCTTCCCAGCGGCCTCCAGTGGTTGCCCGATCtacccctccttccccctcccacagGACCTCTCCTACTCGGCCTGGGGATGGTAGGTGGGACGCAGGCACCAAGGGGGACTCCCCAATCTGCCCACACCCCTCATTCCCTCTCTGGTGTGTCGGACTCCCCAACATGGCTATTCTGGGAAAAGGTGGAGGAGCCCCAGCAGACCCTCAGTAAACACgcagcccccacccccacctcggCTTCCCCATCGGCTGTTCTGCCACGACACCATCTTAAAAGcttgaaataaaattcttttgtATTCCTGGATTGAGTGGAGTTTGCTTCCCGTTCTTGGGGCGACACCCTGCCCCCAGTGTGGGGCCTCTCCCACAGCACATGTTGGCACTCCTTTAAGCCCTACATCACCTCAGGAGCAGGCCGAGGCCCTAggccaatgatggtgaaccttttagagacccagacaggagggagagagggcttctgggcagagggggaATGGAGCCGCCCCCTAGGGTCAGGCTGGTTGGATCAACATGGGGGCCTCCCTGTTTCCCTCATCTCTTGACTGGGGAGGGTACGGTCAGACATTATAGTGAGGAAGGTGCCCTAGGGAACAGCCCCCCCCATGAGTCACCCTCGAGCCCAGCCGCTTTGTCAGGAGGGGCCTTGGTATGGCTGAAGGCAGAGGAGGCCGTATGCACCCAACAAGCAACTAAGAAGTGATTATGGGCCAATGAAGCACTGCGATGTGTGGCAGTCAAGGAAAAGCGATGCTTGATGGAGTGACATTTATGTGGATCGTGAAGCAAGTGGCAAGCTCAGGGTTCAGGACGTTGTCATCTGCTGGACACGGAGGCTCTGATGCTATTCCCAATGTTTAAAGCAACCAGGAGCCTCTTCCTTATCTCTCAGGCGAGCCagcagggatggagggaaggcGGGTTGGTGGGAGTTTAACTCCCTGCGCACTCGGTCAGTCAgtctcttcctgcctccaggcagGTGTCTGGATCGGAAATCCCAGTCAGGTGCAGTTGGCAGGCAAAGTCAGTGGTGGGGCTGGAAGGCCTGGAGACCCATCGCAGAGAAAAGGAGCCGAGGCAGCAGGAAACTGGCTCATTTGCTTTTGTCGGCGACTTCTGTCTGTGTGAGCAGAGCCACCAGCCATGCAAGAGGCTCCTTGGGCCCATGCAGTTTCCAAGAGCAGCCTGGACGGCCGGCACGCACGCACGAAGCCGTTTCCAACACGTCGCAGTCTGATATTCGGTCTTCGTGACTAGCTGGAGGGGCAAAGGGAAGATGGGCCACTCGAGGTGGAAGCTCTGAGGCCAGTGGCCGAGTTCAGCTGTGGCCATCCGCCACTGGAGAGTGGCCGCAGGAGGAGCTGCACCCAGCTGAGCCTGAGACGGCCCAGGCCGGTTCACCTGTTGGGGGCGGAGCAAGGGGCTCCCCTTGACTTTCCTTCTTCAATTAAAACCTTTCACTCTTCTGGGCTAAAGATAGTTTTGGGGCTCCCATTCTTGGGGCAGACCCGCTCCTAACTTGGGGCCTTCCCACAACAGCAGAGGGTCACCATCCCGCCTCAGTGCATGGACCAAGGCCAGCTGGATGGAGGGGCACACCGAGGCTGGGGAGAAGCCAGAGCCTAGCTTGGGCCAGGCCCACCCTGAGCAGGGgggctgcccccctccccagacCCTTGCAGCCACCCAGTTTTCCCGGACAAACGGGTCTGCACACACAGAGGGAAACTAAgcttgggtggggggaggagctGCTAGGCCTGCCTCAATTTAGGGCAGCCCCTTCCCCCTGGTCTCTGGCACAGGTAGGTGCCTCCCGGTCCTCCTGgggctctcccccccccccatgcaaTGAGGGCTTGGAGTAGATGTGGGGGGCGGGTTCTCCCCAGCACCACCCTCTTAGaagcagggaaactgaggctgggccCCGATTCCCCCCCacttcccccccacacacaaagAGGCTGAAGAGAAGGCAGGGCGGGGCGACCAGAGCAGCGGTTTATTGCGGGGCCGGCACGCCCGGTGGAGGGTCCTGCGAGGTCACTTCTCCAGCGGCGCGTAGTTCAGCAGCTTCTCGATCAGATCCACGTGCGCCAGCAGCATCCGGCGGCAGCAGTAGCGCTTCAGGCCAAGCGCGTCTAGGGCGTCTCTGCGGAGACATGGGGCCGGAGGTGAGGGGAGGCCGGCCGCTCCGAGCCGCCGCCgcccctctcccctttcccccagaCCCTCGGCCATGCGAGAGACGAGGAGGCAGAGGTGCGCCCCGCCCCCCCTACGGCTCAGCGCGCAAGGCGGCCGCCCAGTACACACAAAGGCTCGGCGCCGGGCACGTACCCCTCAGTATACTCGGCTTGCAGAAGGCCCAGGTAGGCCTCCCACTTGTTGCCCACGATCTTGCCGCACGTGAAGCAGCGCACCGGGATGATCATGGCGACGGCGAAGACGCGGAGACACAGGCAGCGGCAGCTCACTCCGAGAACTCCGCAGTCCGCTCAGCCTCCCcgcctcctcttctccccacttccGCTTCCGGCGCCGAAGTCCCGGCCCGGCCGCCACGACTGCCATTTATGGGGGAGTCCGGAAAATACTCGGGCCGGCTCCTCCCCCCGCGTTCGCCCCAGGCCTCCGGGAAAGCCGAACCCTTCCGCCTCGCCCTCCTCCTCCGGGGTCTCTGTCGGGCCGCGGGGCCCCGAGAAACCTCGGTACAAGTACAAGGCGGCGGGGCGCGGCCCGGCCTCCCCCCCCACAATAGCTATGGTTCTGTCCGCCCCTACGGCGGCTCGCTCGGGCCAGAAGTCTCAGGAGGGCGTCCGGGAGCTGCTCGCGCGCGCTTTGAGTGACAGCTGGGAGGAGGTGGCGGCGGCGCCTGCGGCTGCTGCTTTGGCGGCGGCACTTGGAGCCCGAGCAGAGCCCGAGCCGGAGCCGCAGCCGCCACCGCCACCGCCGCCTGCGCGTAGGTAGCTAGCTCTTTCGTTCTGGGAAGCCCGTGGCCCTGGACTGTGCAACTGGTGGAGGCACCGCTGCCCGGAATGCGCTCGGTGGCTGGAACTTGTTCCATGCCGAGCGCCTATGGGGCCACGGTCCGCTTTTGGCCTCAGGACTTGAGGGAAACTTTCTGGGCTGGACCACGGGAGCGCGGAGGCTCAGGGAGGGAAGCGGCGGGACCGCGCCGGTGTCCCAGTTATTTGCATCCTCTGCGGGGGCTCGGGGACCTGGGCCTGCGTCCCCAAGGACCAGTAGAGAGGACTCCAAGTCTCCCAGGGGTCGTCATCCCGGCCAGCCCCCTGCCTCCAGCCCCTGAGCCGTCTCCCTCTAACTGGCCTCAGATGGGGGGGCAGGAAGGGGGCACTGCGCTGGGGGGCGGGGCTCTGAGACTGGCAGCGATTGGCCTGGGTGGGGGGCAGGAGCCCTCCCCCAAGAGATCCGGAGGAGCCTTTGTGAGGCGCCCCTGCCCCTGGCAGCGCTTCTCCTCGACTGCCAGCCCCAGGCCGTTCTTGGGGGGCcctgggcagggcagggcagggcggGAGAGTCCCTGGAGACGAGGGCCCGGCAGGAAGGATCTGGGGCTCAGGCTGGCCTTAGCCCCGCCATCTGCTGCGCGCTGCCCACCCACCCGCCTGCTCCGGGGATTTGGGGTCCTGGAAAAGGCTAAACCACTGGGGGGGGCAGCCTTGTGAGCTCCCCTCCCCCACGGGATTCTCAGCCCTGCCTGGGAATGGGCTTCCGATCCCCCCCCATCCGGGAGGGGGGGCGGCTTGTGTCTGGGAGCATCTCCTCCCCCCAAAGAGGAATTCTGGGACTGGAATCGGAGACTTTGGGACTAGAAGGGGGCcgctttctctcccctccccccatttccaGAGGAGCCCAGAAAGTCAGGGGCCCAGCCTCCAGGCACCTAATCCAGGGCCTTTGCCCCTGGGGGTCTAGAGGGctgcccctcccctctccttccctgtaTCCCCTTCTGTG
This genomic interval carries:
- the POLR2L gene encoding DNA-directed RNA polymerases I, II, and III subunit RPABC5 — its product is MIIPVRCFTCGKIVGNKWEAYLGLLQAEYTEGDALDALGLKRYCCRRMLLAHVDLIEKLLNYAPLEK